Proteins from a genomic interval of Aquabacterium sp. J223:
- the rpoE gene encoding RNA polymerase sigma factor RpoE: MSAADADAQLVERVKQGDVRAFEMLVVKYQRRIERLIGRMVRDTDLVADIAQETFIRAYRALPKFRGDSAFYTWLYRIAVNTAKKALMELKRDPLVSETALAGHHEDGDETSRVENELTDGETPEAVLASKQIVATVNSAVDALSEELRQAITLREIEGLSYEEIAEVMNCPIGTVRSRIFRAREAIAQRLRPLLGTQEGERW, from the coding sequence ATGAGTGCCGCGGATGCCGATGCCCAACTGGTCGAGAGGGTCAAGCAAGGGGATGTCCGCGCCTTCGAGATGCTGGTCGTCAAGTACCAGCGCCGCATCGAACGCCTCATCGGGCGCATGGTCCGCGACACCGACCTGGTCGCCGACATCGCGCAGGAAACCTTCATCCGTGCCTACCGCGCGCTGCCCAAGTTCCGCGGGGACAGCGCGTTCTACACCTGGCTCTACCGCATCGCCGTCAACACCGCCAAGAAGGCGCTGATGGAACTCAAGCGCGATCCGCTGGTCTCGGAGACGGCGCTGGCGGGCCATCACGAAGACGGCGACGAAACTTCGCGGGTCGAGAACGAACTAACCGATGGCGAGACGCCTGAGGCCGTGCTGGCGTCCAAGCAGATCGTGGCCACCGTGAACTCGGCGGTCGATGCGCTGTCCGAGGAACTGCGTCAGGCCATCACGCTGCGTGAGATCGAAGGCCTGAGCTACGAGGAGATCGCCGAGGTGATGAACTGCCCCATCGGGACCGTGCGCTCGCGCATCTTCCGCGCCCGCGAGGCCATCGCCCAGCGCCTGCGCCCGCTGCTCGGCACCCAAGAGGGCGAGCGTTGGTAG
- the fabF gene encoding beta-ketoacyl-ACP synthase II, with amino-acid sequence MTRRRVVITGLGLISPVGNTVEEGWANLVAGRSGIANVTRFDASNLACRFAGEVKGFKVEDYFPAKEARHMDTFIHYGLAASIQAVKDAGLPTGAELGDELSERIGVLVGSGIGGLPMIEETQQELSARGPRRISPFFVPASIINMISGHVSIMFGFKGPNLAVVTACTTGLHAVGQAGRLIEYGDADVMIAGGAESTISPLGIGGFAAARALSTRNDDPATASRPWDKDRDGFVLGEGAGVLVLEEYEHARKRGARIYAELAGFGMSADAYHMTAPDVDGPRRAMRAALRNAGVNADEVQYLNAHGTSTPLGDVNETNAIKAAFGDHAKRLVVNSTKSMTGHLLGGAGGIESVFTALALHHQVSPPTINIFNQDPECDLDYCANTAREMKIEVAAKNNFGFGGTNGTLVFRRV; translated from the coding sequence ATGACCCGACGTCGCGTCGTCATCACCGGCCTGGGCCTGATCAGCCCCGTCGGCAACACCGTCGAAGAGGGCTGGGCCAACCTGGTGGCCGGCCGCTCCGGCATCGCCAACGTCACCCGGTTCGATGCGTCGAACCTGGCGTGCCGCTTCGCCGGCGAGGTGAAGGGCTTCAAGGTGGAGGACTACTTCCCCGCCAAGGAAGCCCGGCACATGGACACCTTCATCCACTACGGCCTGGCGGCGTCCATCCAGGCGGTGAAGGACGCAGGCCTGCCCACCGGCGCCGAGCTGGGCGACGAACTGTCCGAGCGCATCGGCGTGCTGGTCGGCTCGGGCATCGGCGGCCTGCCGATGATCGAGGAGACGCAGCAGGAGCTGAGCGCTCGCGGCCCGCGCCGCATCTCGCCGTTCTTCGTGCCGGCGTCGATCATCAACATGATCTCCGGCCACGTGTCGATCATGTTCGGCTTCAAGGGCCCCAACCTCGCCGTCGTCACCGCCTGCACCACCGGCCTGCACGCCGTCGGCCAGGCCGGCCGGCTGATCGAGTACGGCGATGCCGACGTGATGATCGCCGGCGGTGCCGAGTCGACCATCTCGCCGCTGGGCATCGGCGGCTTCGCGGCGGCGCGGGCGCTGTCCACCCGCAACGACGATCCCGCCACCGCCTCCCGGCCCTGGGACAAGGACCGCGACGGCTTCGTGCTCGGCGAGGGCGCCGGCGTGCTGGTGCTGGAGGAGTACGAGCATGCCAGGAAGCGAGGCGCGCGCATCTACGCCGAGCTTGCCGGCTTCGGCATGAGCGCCGATGCCTACCACATGACCGCGCCCGACGTCGACGGCCCCAGGCGCGCCATGCGGGCCGCGCTGCGCAACGCCGGCGTCAACGCCGACGAGGTGCAGTACCTCAACGCCCACGGCACCTCCACCCCGCTGGGCGACGTCAACGAGACGAACGCGATCAAGGCGGCCTTCGGCGACCATGCCAAGCGGCTGGTGGTGAACTCCACCAAGTCGATGACCGGCCACCTGCTGGGCGGCGCCGGCGGCATCGAATCGGTGTTCACCGCGCTGGCGCTGCACCACCAGGTCTCGCCTCCCACCATCAACATCTTCAACCAGGACCCCGAGTGCGACCTGGACTACTGCGCCAACACCGCGCGGGAGATGAAGATCGAGGTCGCCGCGAAGAACAACTTCGGCTTCGGTGGCACCAACGGCACGCTGGTCTTCCGCCGCGTCTGA